One window from the genome of Saccharomyces mikatae IFO 1815 strain IFO1815 genome assembly, chromosome: 6 encodes:
- the TYW1 gene encoding putative tRNA 4-demethylwyosine synthase (similar to Saccharomyces cerevisiae TYW1 (YPL207W); ancestral locus Anc_6.220), translating to MDHFNLAGAVGVGTLTATYLYFGGRISIALVILVGYGIYCNETGNCVQEKSVLNPDMKKSCCSDKKTAGEGKKTGGCCSDKKSTDGNGGGCCSSKGGKNKKSGGCCSSKGGKEGGCCSSKKKIGKSENVAPIVEETKKFPVTVDFTDVFKKSTKKKASIPKVFSKKSSSKSKVGKKLGVSKKIGPDGLIKSALTISNETLLSSQIYVLYSSLQGAASKAAKSVYDNLTELDELINKPKLLNLDDLSDFDEYFVEVPVENALYVLVLPSYDIDCPLDYFLQTLEENANDFRVDSFPLRKLVGYTVLGLGDSESWPEKFCYQAKRADHWISRLGGRRIFPLGKVCMKTGGNVKINEWTTLLAETLKDDEPIIYEYDENADSEEEENEDNGGDELGDVEDIGGKDNNGKFSSADEIKQMVAKDSPTYKNLTKQGYKVIGSHSGVKICRWTKNELRGKGSCYKKSLFNIASSRCMELTPSLACSSKCVFCWRHGTNPVSKNWRWEVDEPEYILEDALKGHYSMIKQMRGVPGVIAERFAKAFEVRHCALSLVGEPILYPHINKFVQLLHQKGITSFLVCNAQHPEALRNIVKVTQLYVSIDAPTKTELKKVDRPLYKDFWERMVECLEILKTIQNHQRTVFRLTLVKGFNMGDISAYADLVQRGLPCFIEVKGATFSGSSDGNGNPLTMQNIPFYEECVKFVKAFTMELQRRGLYYDMAAEHAHSNCLLIADTKFKINGEWHTHIDFDKFFELLNSGKDFTYMDYLEKTPEWALFGNGGFAPGNTRVYRKDKKKQNKETQENLQKDMPLPPIPV from the coding sequence ATGGATCATTTTAATTTAGCTGGCGCAGTGGGGGTAGGTACGTTAACCGCTacatatttatattttggtGGGAGAATCTCTATAGCATTGGTCATTCTAGTCGGCTATGGTATTTACTGTAATGAGACCGGCAACTGTGTTCAAGAGAAGTCTGTTTTGAACCCAGATATGAAGAAATCATGTTGCAGTGATAAAAAGACTGCGGgtgaaggaaaaaagactGGCGGATGTTGTTCTGATAAGAAAAGTACTGATGGTAATGGAGGAGGGTGTTGTTCTTCGAAAGGTggaaagaacaaaaagtCAGGAGGGTGTTGTTCCTCTAAAGGTGGAAAGGAAGGAGGATGTTGTTCCTCTAAAAAGAAGATCGGTAAAAGTGAAAACGTTGCTCCAATAGTCgaagaaaccaaaaaattcCCTGTGACTGTGGATTTCACAGACGTTTTCAAGAAGTCCACTAAGAAAAAGGCGAGTATCCCCAAAGttttttccaagaaaagCTCGTCAAAGTCTAAAGTAGGTAAAAAGTTGGGCGTttcgaaaaaaattggtcCTGATGGGTTGATAAAGAGTGCGCTAACAATTTCAAATGAAACACTTTTAAGTTCTCAAATCTATGTGCTATATAGTTCCCTGCAAGGTGCAGCGTCGAAAGCTGCCAAGAGCGTTTATGACAACCTAACAGAATTGGATGAATTAATTAATAAGCCAAAACTTTTGAACCTCGATGATTTATCTGATTTCGATGAGTATTTTGTGGAGGTTCCTGTTGAAAATGCACTATATGTGCTTGTTTTACCCTCTTATGATATCGATTGCCCCTTAGATTATTTCTTACAAActcttgaagaaaacgcTAATGATTTTAGAGTAGATAGCTTCCCATTACGGAAGTTGGTTGGTTATACGGTTTTGGGGCTTGGTGATTCAGAATCATGGCCTGAAAAGTTTTGTTACCAAGCCAAAAGAGCAGATCACTGGATCTCTCGTTTAGGTGGCAGAAGAATTTTTCCCTTGGGTAAAGTTTGTATGAAAACAGGAGGTAATGTCAAAATTAACGAATGGACAACACTGTTGGCAGAGACGttaaaagatgatgaaCCAATCATCTATGAGTACGATGAGAACGCAGACtcggaagaagaagagaatgAAGATAATGGGGGTGACGAACTGGGTGATGTGGAAGATATCGGCGGCAAAGACAACAATGGTAAATTTTCAAGTGCAGATGAAATAAAGCAAATGGTGGCAAAAGACAGTCCAACGTACAAGAATTTGACAAAGCAAGGCTACAAAGTGATCGGTTCTCATTCGGGTGTCAAGATTTGCAGATGGACCAAGAACGAACTTCGTGGTAAAGGATCCTGTTATAAGAAATCACTCTTCAATATCGCATCCAGTAGATGTATGGAATTGACCCCCTCTTTGGCATGTTCTTCTAAGTGTGTCTTCTGTTGGAGGCATGGTACAAATCctgtttccaaaaattggAGATGGGAAGTAGATGAACCAGAATACATTCTAGAAGACGCTCTAAAGGGGCACTATTCCATGATCAAACAGATGAGGGGGGTGCCTGGTGTAATTGCAGAGAGATTTGCTAAGGCATTTGAAGTCCGTCATTGTGCCTTGTCTCTTGTTGGTGAGCCTATTCTTTATCCACATATCAATAAATTCGTTCAATTATTACATCAAAAAGGCATAACCAGTTTCCTTGTGTGTAATGCTCAACATCCAGAGGCCTTGAGAAATATTGTTAAAGTAACGCAATTATATGTTTCCATAGATGCACCTACCAAAacagaattgaagaaagtgGATAGGCCTTTGTACAAAGATTTCTGGGAAAGGATGGTGGAATGTTTAGAGATTTTAAAAACtattcaaaatcatcaaaggACGGTATTCAGGTTAACTTTGGTAAAAGGTTTCAACATGGGTGATATTAGTGCATATGCAGATCTGGTTCAACGTGGTTTACCATGCTTCATTGAAGTTAAAGGGGCTACATTCAGTGGCTCATCAGATGGTAATGGTAATCCTTTAACTATGCAGAATATTCCATTCTACGAGGAATGTGTAAAGTTTGTGAAGGCCTTTACGATGGAATTACAGAGACGTGGGTTGTATTACGACATGGCTGCCGAACATGCCCATTCTAACTGTTTGTTAATTGCAGACACCAAGTTCAAAATAAACGGAGAATGGCATACACATATTGATTTCGATAAATTTTTCGAACTGCTAAATTCGGGTAAAGACTTCACATATATGGACTATCTGGAAAAGACACCTGAATGGGCATTATTTGGTAACGGTGGGTTTGCACCAGGAAACACAAGAGTGTACAGAaaggataaaaagaagcaaaACAAGGAAACACAAGAgaatttacaaaaagaTATGCCTCTTCCTCCCATCCCTGTTTAA
- the LEA1 gene encoding U2 snRNP complex subunit LEA1 (similar to Saccharomyces cerevisiae LEA1 (YPL213W); ancestral locus Anc_6.230), with the protein MKFTPSIVIDAPEYYVDHFNGKYNVDKCVILRDLQLETDSESMPSSLKHLAKPAHIIDLTNNDLIMVPDLSSREDIHTLLLARNNIVDVDGRLLPMNIENLILSSNSIKRFEELQRLRKAPKTLKNLVLVGNQVCHLANYREQVLRLVPQLESLDFQNVTAEERKNATKVSIGADGEKLRPIGVLAKDNGTRDKTMEIMNLVVSKMTVERRNELKKQLAEATSIEEIARLEKVLSGGV; encoded by the coding sequence ATGAAGTTTACTCCAAGCATAGTTATTGATGCCCCGGAATATTACGTTGACCATTTTAATGGCAAATATAACGTGGATAAATGCGTTATTTTAAGAGATCTGCAGCTTGAAACTGACTCAGAATCTATGCCATCTAGTTTGAAGCATTTGGCCAAACCTGCGCATATCATAGATTTGACAAATAATGACCTTATCATGGTCCCGGATCTTTCTAGTAGAGAGGATATACATACATTATTGTTGGCTCGAAACAATATTGTTGATGTAGACGGTCGTCTATTACCAATGAATATAGAGAACCTCATATTATCAAGTAATAGCATAAAAAGGTTTGAAGAGCTCCAAAGATTGCGCAAAGCGCCCAAGACTTTAAAGAACCTAGTATTGGTAGGAAACCAAGTCTGCCATTTAGCCAACTATAGGGAACAAGTACTTCGATTAGTACCGCAATTGGAAAGTTTAGACTTCCAAAACGTAACAGCCGAAGAACGAAAGAATGCTACGAAGGTTTCTATAGGGGCAGATGGTGAGAAATTAAGACCAATTGGTGTTCTAGCTAAAGATAATGGCACCAGGGATAAGACGATGGAAATCATGAATTTGGTCGTAAGCAAGATGACGGTAgagagaagaaatgaacTAAAAAAGCAACTAGCGGAAGCTACGTCGATAGAAGAAATTGCCAGATTGGAAAAAGTACTCTCAGGTGGTGTTTAG
- the SRP72 gene encoding signal recognition particle subunit SRP72 (similar to Saccharomyces cerevisiae SRP72 (YPL210C); ancestral locus Anc_6.224), whose protein sequence is MAKDSLTNLLSQLNIQLSQDEHPQVEQTCLKLLDSGCEDPADVFRRCLVAVIQQDKYQKALHYLKKFKHIDERFGRRFALEKLYIFYKLNKPDEFNTLYKDVITDDLDTVFKKDIESLRGILHVRAQYCYKNGLYQEAFKIYQHLASHNGKNQDSKIELACNERVPLSVATELMNMSPLVTPTDESSYDLLFNESFIMTSLGKYNEAIELLEKALQEAINEGYQNDINTIKLQFSFVLQMMGKTAKSKEILKSLLKELKTDSPFYLICQNNLNAFSDFSKYNTNFNLLLRELNVERLNTFNLQSFTHEQWSNIQRNILFLRLFSNVKIHSGDSILSKTAHKYSKLVDNVTLESYKTQAKKLYHHATKTILSGTEGGTIGILLLTIQLLITEKEWENAIRISELFLNESWKSSFEKFNDSQAIVCYILFELYKIKGRNHSKDVLLKKLGSVRTQLGGKIQENIPFWRHVGFELLSIGNAKESKALLRVLSSFIKGNGDELVDRIVSSNPLDIAQGIDLVRDIDVDELIKLGVKPLESSAKRNKNNAVSKVQKRKALELKNKRKIKRVEKFLQSRDASKLPDPERWLPLRDRSTYRPKKKQQGAKQTQGGAMNKKSEQALDISKKGKPAANKKVKNKKKGRK, encoded by the coding sequence ATGGCTAAGGATAGTTTGACTAATCTACTCTCTCAATTGAACATTCAATTGTCTCAAGATGAGCATCCGCAGGTGGAACAAACTTGCTTGAAATTATTGGACTCTGGCTGCGAAGATCCAGCAGACGTATTTAGACGTTGCTTGGTAGCCGTTATCCAACAGGATAAGTATCAAAAAGCCTTACACtatttaaagaaattcaagCATATTGATGAGAGATTCGGGCGCAGATTCGCATTGGAAAAGTTgtacattttttataaattaAACAAGCCAGATGAATTCAACACGTTGTACAAGGATGTAATCACGGATGACCTCGATACTGTGTTCAAAAAAGACATCGAGTCACTTAGAGGTATCCTACATGTGAGAGCTCAATACTGTTACAAGAATGGCTTATACCAAGAAGCTTTTAAAATATACCAACATTTAGCCAGTCATAATGGGAAAAATCAAGACAGCAAAATTGAGTTGGCTTGTAACGAAAGGGTCCCACTATCTGTAGCAACAGAGTTAATGAACATGTCACCGTTAGTGACACCTACAGACGAATCTTCCTACGATTTATTGTTCAATGAATCTTTTATTATGACATCTCTAGGTAAATATAACGAGGCCATTGAATTGCTAGAAAAGGCTTTGCAAGAAGCCATAAATGAAGGCTATCAGAACGATATCAATACTATCAAGTTACAGTTCTCCTTCGTATTGCAAATGATGGGAAAAACTGCGAAGAGTAAAGAAATACTGAAGAGCTTATTGAAGGAATTGAAGACTGATTCTCCATTTTATTTAATCTGTCAAAATAACTTAAATGCGTTTTCTGATTTCTCCAAATATAATACAAACTTCAACCTACTGCTTAGGGAGTTAAACGTAGAAAGACTAAACACTTTTAATTTACAGTCTTTTACACATGAGCAGTGGTCAAACATCCAACGTAATATACTATTTCTGCGTTTGTTCAGTAATGTTAAAATACACTCTGGAGATTCTATTTTATCCAAAACAGCTCACAAGTActctaaattagtggataATGTTACTTTGGAAAGTTATAAGACGCAAGCCAAGAAGCTTTACCATCACGCTACAAAAACCATCTTAAGTGGGACAGAGGGTGGTACAATTGGCATTTTACTGTTGACCATTCAGCTGCTAATAACAGAAAAGGAATGGGAAAATGCGATTAGAATAAGTGAACTATTCTTGAACGAAAGTTGGAAGTCatcctttgaaaaatttaacgATTCACAAGCTATCGTATGTTACATTTTATTTGAACTGTACAAGATTAAGGGGAGAAACCATTCCAAAGATgttttattaaaaaaattaggTTCTGTTAGAACTCAATTGGGCGGGAAAATCCAAGAGAATATACCATTTTGGAGGCACGTTGGATTTGAATTGCTATCCATAGGCAATGCCAAAGAATCGAAGGCTTTACTCAGGGTACTCTCAAGCTTCATTAAAGGTAACGGAGATGAACTGGTCGACCGAATTGTTTCGTCGAATCCTTTAGATATAGCACAAGGTATAGATTTGGTAAGAGATATTGATGTTGATGAACTCATTAAACTTGGTGTGAAACCTTTAGAATCATCTGCaaagagaaataagaataatGCGGTCAGCAAAGTCCAAAAGAGGAAAGCTTTAGAActgaagaacaaaagaaagattaaaCGTGTGGAGAAATTTTTACAAAGTCGTGATGCGTCCAAATTACCTGATCCTGAAAGATGGCTACCATTAAGAGACAGGTCCACTTATagaccaaagaaaaaacaacagGGTGCGAAACAAACTCAAGGTGGTGCtatgaacaaaaaatcaGAACAAGCCCTTGACATATCAAAAAAGGGGAAGCCCGCTGCTAATAAAAAGGTtaagaacaaaaagaaaggccGTAAATAG
- the IPL1 gene encoding aurora kinase (similar to Saccharomyces cerevisiae IPL1 (YPL209C); ancestral locus Anc_6.222) has protein sequence MQRNSLVNVKLNADSPSGKSTTRPNTSKINKPWRISHSPQQRNPSSKIPSPVREKLNRLPVNNKKFLEIEHSKIPSPVRKMASTKMAHENKNLPKFKSLSLDDFELGKKLGKGKFGKVYCVRHRSTGFICALKVMEKEEIIKYNLQRQFRREVEIQTSLNHPNLTKSYGYFHDEKRVYLLMEYLVNGEMYKLLRSHGPFNDILASDYVYQIANALDYMHKKNIIHRDIKPENILIGFNNIIKLTDFGWSIINPPDSRRKTVCGTIDYLSPEMIESREYDHTIDAWALGVLAFELLTGAPPFEEEMKDTTYKRIAALDIKIPSNISQDAQDLILKLLKYDPKDRMRLEDVKMHPWILRNKPFWENKRL, from the coding sequence aTGCAGCGCAACAGTCTGGTGAATGTCAAGTTAAACGCAGACTCGCCGTCGGGAAAGTCCACAACAAGGCCTAACACGTCCAAGATAAATAAGCCATGGAGGATATCCCATTCGCCACAGCAGAGAAACCCAAGCTCAAAGATACCCTCACCTGTACgagaaaaattgaacagATTACCTGTaaacaacaagaaattcTTAGAAATAGAACATTCCAAGATTCCATCACCTGTAAGGAAAATGGCCTCCACCAAAATGGCACACGAGAATAAGAATTTACCTAAATTCAAATCGCTCTCCCTCGATGACTTTGAACTAGGGAAGAAATTGGGGAAAGGAAAGTTTGGTAAAGTTTATTGTGTTCGGCATAGGAGTACAGGATTCATTTGTGCACTGAAAGTAATGGAAAAGGAggaaataataaaatataatcTACAGAGACAATTTAGAAGAGAGGTAGAAATACAAACATCGCTAAATCACCCGAATTTAACCAAATCTTACGGCTATTTtcatgatgaaaaaaggGTATACTTGTTGATGGAGTATTTAGTAAACGGGGAGATGTATAAACTATTAAGGTCTCATGGCCCTTTCAACGACATCTTGGCTTCTGATTATGTCTACCAAATTGCCAATGCCTTGGATTATAtgcataaaaaaaacattattCACAGAGACATCAAGCCTGAAAATATACTAATAGGATTCAATAACATCATCAAGTTAACAGACTTCGGATGGAGCATAATAAATCCACCAGAtagcagaagaaaaacagtATGTGGGACAATTGACTATCTTTCTCCAGAAATGATTGAATCAAGGGAATACGACCACACTATAGACGCATGGGCCCTCGGTGTTTTGGCATTCGAACTACTGACCGGTGCCCCGCCCttcgaagaagaaatgaaagataCCACCTATAAGAGGATAGCTGCATTGGACATCAAAATTCCTAGTAATATCTCTCAAGATGCACAGGATTTAATACTTAAGTTGCTGAAATACGATCCCAAGGATAGAATGCGACTCGAAGACGTAAAAATGCATCCTTGGATACTAAGAAACAAGCCGTTTTGGGAAAACAAGCGATTATAA
- the PUS1 gene encoding pseudouridine synthase PUS1 (similar to Saccharomyces cerevisiae PUS2 (YGL063W) and PUS1 (YPL212C); ancestral locus Anc_6.226) — MSEPNLKPSYDDDEVNEDVYKRGAQSKLTKARKADYDEEKDNKKDKKTDSSDRHVDKRPKSGPRLDENGNPLPKEPRLPKRKVAVMVGYCGTGYHGMQYNPPNPTIESALFKAFVEAGAISKDNSNDLKKNGFMRAARTDKGVHAGGNLISLKMIIEDPDIKQKINDKLPEGIRVWDIERVNKAFDCRKMCSSRWYEYLLPTYSLIGPKPGSILYRDIEESKLELPGVLDEDVESKEFWEEFKRDANEKFSTEEIEAILAYAPPARDEFDINEELYQKVKKYKQLENAHRRRYRISAAKLAKFRASTEQYLGAHNFHNFTLGKDFKEPSAIRFMKEIKVSDPFVIGDAQTEWVSVKIHGQSFMLHQIRKMISMATLITRCGCPVERISQAYGQQKINVPKAPALGLLLEAPVFEGYNKRLEQFGYKAIDFSKYQEEVDKFKMKHIYDKIYKEEVDENVFNAFFSYIDSFNKVTGAQGEETADKSGLAVQRSIFEFLTARGIPGLTGAPESNKKIKQRKRMEEEEAKNKDAETPTVIQCNE; from the coding sequence ATGTCTGAACCGAACTTGAAGCCCAGCtatgacgatgatgaagtCAATGAGGATGTCTACAAAAGAGGAGCTCAAAGTAAATTGACCAAAGCTCGTAAGGCCGActatgatgaagaaaaggacaataaaaaagataagaaaactGATTCTAGTGACAGACACGTGGACAAAAGGCCAAAAAGTGGCCCTCGTTTAGATGAAAATGGAAATCCACTTCCTAAGGAGCCTCGTCTtccaaagagaaaagtgGCTGTTATGGTTGGTTATTGTGGTACTGGCTATCACGGTATGCAATATAATCCACCAAATCCAACAATTGAGTCTgctcttttcaaagcatTTGTTGAAGCAGGTGCTATTTCCAAGGATAACTCCAacgatttgaaaaagaatggtTTCATGAGAGCTGCTAGAACTGATAAGGGTGTCCATGCAGGTGGTAATTTAATATCATTGAAGATGATCATTGAAGATCCTGATATCAAACAGAAGATCAACGACAAGTTACCGGAGGGAATAAGAGTGTGGGACATTGAACGTGTGAACAAGGCATTTGACTGTAGAAAAATGTGCAGTTCACGTTGGTATGAATATTTATTACCCACGTATTCACTCATTGGCCCCAAACCTGGTTCCATTCTTTACAGGGACATCGAAGAAAGTAAACTAGAATTACCAGGTGTGTTAGATGAAGATGTAGAGTCCAAAGAATTCTGGGAAGAATTCAAGAGAGATGCGAACGAGAAATTTTCTACAGAAGAGATTGAAGCGATACTGGCATATGCTCCACCAGCCAGGGATGAGTTCGATATAAATGAAGAACTATATcagaaagtaaaaaaatacaagcAATTAGAGAATGCTCACCGTAGAAGATATCGTATATCTGCTGCAAAGTTGGCAAAATTCCGCGCTTCTACAGAACAATACCTCGGCGCCCACAACTTCCACAATTTCACATTAGGCAAGGATTTCAAAGAACCGAGTGCCATTCGGTTTATGaaggaaataaaagtaTCAGATCCCTTTGTAATCGGTGATGCTCAAACGGAATGGGTTTCTGTTAAGATCCACGGCCAATCTTTCATGCTACATCAAATTCGTAAAATGATCTCAATGGCAACCCTAATTACTCGTTGTGGTTGCCCCGTCGAACGTATTAGCCAGGCTTATGGACAACAGAAGATTAATGTACCAAAAGCACCTGCATTGGGGCTATTGCTAGAAGCGCCAGTATTTGAAGGTTACAATAAAAGATTAGAGCAGTTTGGTTACAAGGCGATCGATTTTTCTAAATATCAAGAGGAGGTGGATAAGTTTAAAATGAAACACATTTACGACAAGATctataaagaagaagtggaTGAAAATGTTTTTAATGCATTCTTCAGTTATATCGATAGTTTCAACAAAGTTACAGGCGCGCAAGGGGAAGAGACTGCTGACAAGTCGGGACTTGCTGTGCAAAGAagcatttttgaatttctaaCAGCCAGAGGTATCCCAGGTCTTACTGGTGCTCCTGAAAGTAATAAAAAGATCaaacaaaggaaaagaatggaagaggaagaagctAAGAATAAAGATGCTGAAACACCAACCGTAATTCAGTGCAATGAGTGA
- the RKM1 gene encoding protein-lysine N-methyltransferase (similar to Saccharomyces cerevisiae RKM1 (YPL208W); ancestral locus Anc_6.221) yields the protein MSSEALEALLQWGTSSGVIIPEELKFVYTDVKGIICLCEKDVDNPSIKIPPEIVISRSLPMKFFRLDRSTENINGWLKLFLAKLKFDRDNDTIVDDVHVNKKFKPYLDALPSRLNSPLIWNPSELKRLSSTNLGNSIREKLANIIKEWLDLVTSSNIFDLKKVGDDVKIFHILDELTDEALYEQILKRTELQTPVIWYSFSAFLWSHLILTSRAFPEYVLNKNCPENSIVLLPIIDLLNHDYRSKVKWYPEDGWFCYEKIGTVTHSQELSNNYGGKGNEELLSGYGFVLEDNIFDSVALKTKLPLDVISSILKMEPALKLPLLSDYTTFAFENKVFNQKGKEHARNVADYVDGVTYFITNNEQSLEPLLDLFTYLSKTEEESLHDIRARFEGIQMLRNALQSKLKGVIQPPVTDEPYLIDPYRRYCADIYTKSQRQILKGAVTSLKKLEKTMLSENKHRLVTMNKILKSDSAFIDTELPSLFNNEDDEEVVFESTYDLLVLWILLKVRTNSFPTKYNWVGQQYVNFKKTPYISDDSRAFHTQYFEKQDDVDLEQVNHAIQFVVANSFTRVSTTSAETIIVRK from the coding sequence ATGTCGTCAGAAGCATTAGAAGCACTTCTCCAATGGGGTACCTCCTCTGGTGTAATAATTCCAGAAGAACTTAAGTTTGTATATACTGATGTTAAAGGTATTATATGCCTATGTGAGAAAGATGTAGACAATCCTAGCATCAAGATCCCTCCCGAGATCGTTATTTCAAGGAGTCTGCCTATGAAGTTCTTCAGGCTCGATAGATCCActgaaaatatcaatggATGGCTGAAGTTGTTCTTAGCCAAATTAAAATTTGATAGAGATAACGATACTATCGTAGACGATGTTCATGTCAATAAAAAGTTTAAACCTTACTTGGATGCATTGCCTTCTCGATTAAACTCACCATTGATTTGGAATCCGAGCGAGTTGAAGCGTTTATCATCTACAAACTTGGGGAATTCCATTCGTGAAAAATTGGCAAACATAATCAAAGAATGGCTTGATTTAGTCACTTCttctaatatttttgacttgaaaaaagtggGAGATGACGTTAAGATTTTTCATATACTTGATGAATTGACTGATGAAGCTTTGTATGAgcagattttgaaaaggactGAACTTCAAACGCCGGTTATTTGGTATTCATTTTCTGCCTTCCTATGGTCGCATCTCATATTAACTTCAAGAGCATTCCCAGAGTATGTGCTGAACAAAAACTGTCCCGAAAATTCTATTGTGTTACTCCCCATAATTGATCTTCTAAACCATGATTATCGCTCGAAGGTCAAATGGTATCCTGAAGATGGATGGTTCTgctatgaaaaaattggaacCGTCACACATTCACAAGAACTCTCGAATAATTATGGCGGTAaaggaaatgaagaattgCTGTCTGGATACGGGTTTGTTTTAGAAGATAACATATTTGACTCAGTGGctttaaaaacaaaactgcCATTAGATGTGATTTCCTCAATTCTTAAAATGGAACCTGCTCTGAAGCTGCCCTTGCTATCAGATTATACAACTTTTGCGTTTGAAAACAAAGTTTTCAACCAAAAAGGCAAGGAGCATGCTCGTAATGTAGCTGACTATGTAGACGGAGTGACTTATTTCATTACAAACAATGAACAGAGTTTGGAACCGTTATTAGATCTTTTTACCTACCTATCCAAGACAGAGGAGGAGAGCTTGCACGATATAAGAGCCCGTTTTGAAGGTATACAAATGCTAAGAAACGCATTACAAAGTAAACTCAAGGGTGTCATTCAACCACCCGTAACTGATGAACCATACCTAATTGATCCTTACAGGCGTTATTGTGCCGACATTTATACTAAAAGCCAAAGACAGATCTTGAAAGGAGCTGTAACGAGCTTGAAAAAACTGGAGAAAACAATGCTATCGGAGAACAAGCACCGATTGGTAACGATGAACAAAATACTTAAGAGTGACTCTGCTTTTATAGACACTGAATTGCCTTCATTGTTCAACAAtgaggatgatgaagaagtaGTATTTGAATCTACTTACGATCTACTGGTGCTTTGGATTTTACTGAAGGTGAGAACTAATTCATTTCCTACCAAATATAATTGGGTTGGACAACAGTATGTCaacttcaagaaaactCCATATATATCAGATGATTCCCGGGCTTTCCATACCCAGTACTTTGAGAAGCAAGACGATGTGGACTTAGAACAAGTAAATCACGCAATTCAGTTTGTGGTAGCTAATTCCTTCACCAGGGTGTCAACCACATCTGCAGAAACTATCATAGTGCGTAAATAG
- the NIP7 gene encoding ribosome biosynthesis protein NIP7 (similar to Saccharomyces cerevisiae NIP7 (YPL211W); ancestral locus Anc_6.225) yields the protein MRQLTEEETKVVFEKLAGYIGRNISFLVDNKELPHVFRLQKDRVYYVSDHVAKLATSVARPNLMSLGICLGKFTKTGKFRLHITSLTVLAKHAKYKIWIKPNGEMPFLYGNHVLKAHVGKMSDDIPEHAGVIVFGMNDIPLGFGVSAKSTSESRNMQPTAIVAFRQADIGEYLRDEDTLFT from the coding sequence ATGAGACAGCTAACAGAGGAAGAGACCAAGGTCGTTTTCGAAAAACTTGCTGGCTATATTGGTAGAAATATTTCGTTCCTAGTGGATAATAAAGAACTTCCTCATGTTTTCAGGTTACAAAAGGATAGAGTATATTACGTATCTGATCATGTTGCCAAGTTAGCTACTAGTGTTGCAAGACCTAATCTAATGTCTTTAGGTATTTGTTTGGGTAAATTCACAAAGACTGGGAAGTTTAGATTACATATTACTTCCCTAACAGTATTAGCTAAGCATGCCAAGTATAAGATATGGATCAAGCCTAATGGAGAAATGCCATTTCTCTATGGTAATCATGTGTTGAAGGCGCATGTGGGTAAAATGTCAGATGATATACCAGAGCATGCCGGTGTCATTGTGTTTGGTATGAATGATATTCCATTAGGGTTCGGTGTCAGTGCAAAGAGTACCTCAGAGTCAAGAAACATGCAACCCACTGCTATAGTTGCTTTCAGACAAGCCGATATTGGTGAGTATTTGAGAGATGAAGACACATTGTTTACTTGA